Proteins encoded in a region of the Pristis pectinata isolate sPriPec2 chromosome 16, sPriPec2.1.pri, whole genome shotgun sequence genome:
- the blcap gene encoding bladder cancer-associated protein, whose product MYCLQWLLPVLLIPKPLNPALWFSHSMFMGFYLLSFLLERKPCTICALVFLAALFLICYSCWGNCFLYHCGGAPLPDSAHDPSIVGT is encoded by the coding sequence ATGTACTGCCTGCAGTGGCTGCTGCCCGTGTTGCTCATCCCCAAGCCGCTGAACCCGGCGCTCTGGTTCAGCCACTCCATGTTCATGGGCTTCTACCTGCTGAGCTTCCTGCTGGAGAGGAAGCCGTGCACCATCTGCGCCCTGGTCTTCCTCGCCGCCCTCTTCCTCATCTGCTACAGCTGCTGGGGCAACTGCTTCCTCTACCACTGCGGCGGGGCGCCGCTGCCCGACTCGGCTCACGACCCCAGCATCGTGGGCACCTAG